One Phoenix dactylifera cultivar Barhee BC4 chromosome 8, palm_55x_up_171113_PBpolish2nd_filt_p, whole genome shotgun sequence genomic window carries:
- the LOC103712903 gene encoding KH domain-containing protein HEN4-like — MDDEKPFSDGKHKEGNFRKRSRSRPDNGKRKRQNSSHDHNFLTSKPVETIYRILCPVKKIGSVLGKGGDIVNALRDETHAKIRVADAIPGAEERVIIIFSYLSRQSGELNSDEDPDDVNFTMNESEDMKPHCPAQDALLKVHDRIAADEVLRGGVVHEKTGADDVVTARILVPSNQVGCLLGKGGTVIQKLRSDTGANIRILPAEHLPPCAMSTDELVQISGVPSIVKNALYDISTLLHQHPRKENPPLEDLIYASTHGLYQSSASMPPLPQGNPLWSQQHPGVDAAPPMPWIGGYRNEPSGYAPGNFSSHAGNEGETAEFSMRILCATGKIGGVIGKGGVNVRQLEQQTGAHIQVEDTAPEAEERVIVISSKEVLWDPISPTIEALLQLQSRTSASSEKGVIATRLLVPSSKVGCILGQGGDIITEMRRRTRADIRVYSKDDKPKYTSANEELVQISGNQSVAREALSEIASRLRARTLRGGNPAANTAPPVPFHGFPPSESLSSRGLPPNVNSSINPSRTVPFHGFAPLEGFSGRGLPSPGMVGSGNAVNYDHPKGSGMIYEAHSYPGPRNATGYPTMNSSLEVKIPNSAVASVRGSGGSNISDIRQISGARVKLHDPLSGASECVVEIHGSSDPMKAAQSLHPFIASGGQNLPPPQAPRPY, encoded by the exons ATGGATGATGAAAAGCCATTTTCTGATGGAAAACACAAAGAGGGAAATTTCAGGAAGCGTTCTCGTTCCCGTCCAGACaatgggaaaagaaaaaggcagaATTCTAGCCACGATCATAATTTTTTGACTTCCAAACCTGTTGAAACCATTTATCGCATCCTTTGCCCTGTCAAAAAGATTGGTAGTGTTCTTGGGAAAGGAGGTGACATTGTTAATGCCCTCAGAGATGAGACTCATGCAAAAATAAGAGTTGCTGATGCTATTCCTGGGGCAGAGGAGAGAGTGATTATCATTTTTAGTTACTTATCACGACAATCTGGAGAACTCAATTCTGATGAGGATCCTGATGATGTTAATTTCACCATGAATGAATCAGAGGATATGAAGCCCCATTGTCCTGCCCAGGATGCTTTGTTAAAAGTCCATGATAGGATTGCTGCAGATGAGGTTCTACGTGGTGGTGTGGTGCATGAAAAGACTGGAGCTGATGATGTTGTCACTGCTCGCATTTTGGTTCCAAGCAATCAAGTtggttgtcttcttggtaagggAGGCACTGTTATACAGAAGCTACGAAGTGATACTGGTGCTAATATCCGAATTCTACCTGCAGAGCACCTTCCACCATGTGCTATGAGCACTGATGAATTAGTTCAG ATATCAGGAGTGCCATCCATTGTGAAGAATGCTCTATATGATATTTCCACTCTGTTGCATCAACATCCTCGTAAAGAAAATCCTCCTTTAGAAGATCTTATATATGCCAGTACCCATGGTTTATACCAATCCAGTGCTTCTATGCCTCCATTGCCTCAAGGAAATCCATTGTGGTCTCAGCAGCACCCAGGTGTCGACGCTGCACCACCAATGCCATGGATTGGTGGATATAGAAATGAGCCATCTGGATATGCTCCAGGTAATTTCAGTAGTCATGCTGGAAATGAGGGAGAAACAGCGGAGTTTTCCATGAGAATTTTATGTGCCACTGGGAAGATTGGTGGGGTGATTGGTAAAGGTGGGGTTAATGTCAGACAGTTAGAACAACAGACAGGTGCTCACATTCAAGTTGAGGATACTGCTCCTGAAGCTGAAGAGCGTGTCATTGTTATCTCTTCTAAGGAG GTTCTTTGGGATCCAATCTCTCCAACAATTGAGGCTCTTCTCCAGCTTCAAAGCAGAACTAGTGCATCCTCTGAAAAAGGTGTGATCGCTACAAGGCTTCTTGTTCCCTCCAGTAAGGTTGGTTGTATCCTTGGACAAGGTGGTGACATAATCACAGAAATGAGAAGGCGAACCAGAGCAGATATTCGAGTTTACTCAAAGGATGATAAGCCAAAGTATACATCAGCAAATGAAGAACTTGTGCAG ATATCTGGAAATCAGAGTGTTGCAAGGGAGGCGCTCTCAGAGATTGCATCCAGGCTTAGAGCGAGGACTCTTCGAGGTGGAAATCCTGCTGCAAATACTGCACCTCCAGTACCTTTCCATGGATTTCCTCCTTCAGAAAGCTTGTCTAGTAGAGGACTACCACCAAATGTAAATTCTTCTATAAATCCTTCTCGAACAGTCCCTTTCCATGGATTTGCTCCCCTAGAAGGCTTTTCTGGTAGAGGATTACCATCACCTGGCATGGTTGGATCTGGGAATGCTGTTAATTATGATCATCCAAag GGTTCTGGAATGATATATGAAGCTCACAGTTATCCAGGTCCACGAAATGCTACCGG TTATCCAACTATGAATAGTTCTTTGGAGGTTAAGATTCCTAATAGTGCCGTGGCTTCTGTTCGTGGATCAGGTGGTAGCAATATTTCTGATATCCGTCAG ATATCCGGAGCAAGGGTTAAGTTGCATGATCCTCTGTCTGGTGCATCTGAGTGCGTTGTTGAGATACACGGCTCTTCTGATCCAATGAAGGCAGCACAAAGCCTCCATCCGTTCATAGCTTCTGGCGGACAGAACCTACCACCACCGCAAGCTCCCCGCCCGTATTAG
- the LOC103712902 gene encoding NAC domain-containing protein 79: MEENLPPGFRFHPTDEELITYYLTRKVSDFGFAAKAIADVDLNKCEPWDLPAKASMGEKEWYFFSLRDRKYPTGMRTNRATDAGYWKTTGKDKEIFHCGVLVGMKKTLVFYKGRAPKGEKTNWVMHEYRLQTKFPYRTTKEEWVVCRVFKKSSNGKKTQPNTPPLPPLLESPCNTTSLSELGELDVSILSNLVTNGPDGMQVNDSINKEVDMNMYMNWVLAREATSQPSLPWTSSLLGMGYLPSPAILKALPFNGCQPQEATNLTSLSSFAAQANPLLGSESKSSFPSSSAKAIEVPQQQQPFDQGPIWRGY, from the exons ATGGAGGAAAACCTTCCTCCTGGCTTCAGATTCCACCCTACCGACGAAGAGCTCATCACTTACTACCTAACCCGCAAGGTCTCGGACTTTGGATTCGCTGCTAAAGCCATTGCCGATGTCGATCTCAATAAGTGCGAGCCTTGGGACCTCCCAG CGAAGGCAAGCATGGGGGAGAAAGAGTGGTACTTCTTCAGCTTGAGGGATCGCAAGTACCCAACCGGGATGCGGACCAACCGAGCGACCGATGCTGGTTACTGGAAGACAACAGGCAAAGACAAGGAGATCTTCCACTGCGGGGTCTTGGTTGGGATGAAGAAAACCTTGGTGTTCTACAAAGGAAGAGCTCCCAAGGGCGAGAAGACCAATTGGGTGATGCATGAGTATAGGCTCCAGACCAAATTTCCCTACAGAACCACAAAG GAGGAATGGGTTGTTTGTAGGGTTTTCAAGAAGAGCTCCAACGGAAAGAAAACGCAACCGAACACTCCACCATTGCCACCTTTGCTCGAGTCTCCATGCAATACAACCTCGTTAAGCGAGCTAGGAGAACTTGATGTATCAATCTTAAGTAATCTCGTCACAAATGGTCCCGATGGTATGCAAGTTAATGACAGCATCAACAAGGAGGTGGATATGAACATGTACATGAATTGGGTCTTAGCTAGAGAAGCTACAAGCCAACCTTCACTTCCATGGACGTCAAGCTTGTTAGGCATGGGCTACTTACCAAGTCCAGCAATACTGAAAGCACTGCCATTCAACGGTTGTCAACCACAGGAAGCCACCAATCTCACAAGCTTAAGCTCTTTCGCGGCACAAGCAAATCCCCTCCTTGGAAGTGAATCAAAATCgagcttcccttcttcttccgctAAAGCTATAGAAGTCCCACAACAGCAGCAGCCCTTTGATCAAGGACCAATTTGGAGAGGCTATTGA
- the LOC103712900 gene encoding uncharacterized protein LOC103712900: MPRASFHAVLGLETASQPISSLPCHGQTTILCQKEEGVMFLLHASISLGFLLFLIHLSCFLLTKLFIFLHSRAISKDQREVQLKALQLENEPVSTSEELSEKDGLITDVVCGEDLLFFYRGSGVKDSLLTEQGKDSDEQHCLELEDTSVSESLYGSPPENLGHDKLGIEHGGDLITDVLTPSDCASPIILASQYVTCEETNQTHEENFWEDETFSGVNNTHSDRKKIKENFGGSLTGESTSKSSIEWRSSTILRDSETEYPFSSSSRRSSANWESYALFHQYDEEMMFFDRISGQKLRETESLRSIKYQPRSISQRIVRKIFMTSKNSSRRVMDPYLELESAYVFQICLTWEALNWNYTNFHPANSYRDMEGYCFPARIAQQFQQFEILLQRFIENEPYEHGRRPEVYARVRSYSPKLLQVPEFKDSETDQGKEEMISPTEFFMILQNAIRTFMNFLKADKESCCQMLKSLIKMKSSSVDPILLHLLKKANKKKKMRLKDLGRPRRCPKKRKIEEEEGMEILMGLIDMKVVSRVLRMSDISEEQLHWCDEKMSKVRVWNGKIKRDSSPLFFPVQ, from the exons ATGCCCCGGGCGTCCTTTCACGCAGTGCTTGGCCTGGAGACTGCCAGTCAGCCAATCTCCTCCCTTCCTTGCCATGGCCAAACCACCATCCTTTGCCAGAAGGAAGAGGGTGTGATGTTTCTCCTCCATGCCTCCATCTCTCTTGGCTTTTTACTATTCCTTATCCACCTCTCTTGCTTCCTCCTCACCAAGCTCTTCATCTTTCTCCATTCTAGAGCCATCTCCAAAGACCAACG GGAAGTTCAGCTCAAAGCTCTTCAACTTGAGAACGAGCCCGTGTCAACCTCCGAGGAGCTCTCCGAGAAGGATGGCTTGATCACCGATGTGGTTTGTGGAGAAGACCTACTTTTCTTCTACAGGGGAAGCGGTGTCAAGGATTCCCTACTTACCGAGCAAGGGAAAGATTCCGACGAGCAGCATTGCTTGGAACTAGAGGATACCTCTGTCTCGGAATCGCTGTACGGTTCTCCTCCAGAGAATCTTGGCCATGACAAGCTTGGAATCGAGCATGGTGGTGATCTGATCACGGATGTCCTAACACCTTCAGATTGCGCAAGCCCAATCATATTGGCGTCTCAATATGTTACTTGTGAAG AAACTAATCAGACTCATGAAGAGAACTTTTGGGAGGATGAGACATTCTCCGGGGTCAACAACACTCACTCAGacagaaaaaaaattaaggaaAATTTTGGCGGGTCTCTCACTGGGGAGTCCACGTCCAAAAGCTCTATTGAATGGAGAAGCTCTACAATCCTCAGAGATTCGGAGACAGAGTAtcccttctcctcttcatccCGGAGGAGCTCTGCCAACTGGGAATCATATGCACTTTTCCACCAGTACGACGAGGAGATGATGTTCTTCGACCGAATCAGTGGACAAAAACTCAGAGAAACAG aatcattGAGGTCCATAAAGTACCAACCAAGATCAATTTCCCAAAGGATAGTTCGCAAAATATTCATGACAAGTAAAAACTCATCAAGGCGAGTTATGGATCCATATTTGGAATTGGAGAGTGCTTATGTGTTTCAGATCTGTCTGACATGGGAAGCTCTTAATTGGAATTACACTAACTTCCATCCAGCAAATTCCTACCGAGACATGGAAGGTTACTGCTTTCCCGCACGAATTGCTCAGCAGTTTCAGCAGTTTGAGATCTTGCTGCAACGATTCATAGAAAATGAGCCTTATGAGCATGGTAGAAGGCCTGAGGTCTATGCCCGAGTGAGGAGTTACTCTCCAAAGTTGCTCCAAGTTCCAGAATTCAAAG ATTCGGAGACTGATCAAGGCAAAGAAGAAATGATTTCACCTACTGAATTTTTCATGATATTGCAAAATGCGATCCGGACCTTCATGAATTTTCTCAAGGCCGATAAGGAGAGCTGCTGCCAAATGTTGAAATCACTCATAAAGATGAAATCAAGCTCGGTTGATCCAATTCTTCTTCATTTGCTCAAGAAAGCTAATAAAAAG AAAAAGATGAGGCTCAAAGACCTTGGGAGGCCGCGGAGATgtccgaagaagaggaagatagaggaggaagaggggatGGAGATTCTGATGGGCCTAATAGACATGAAGGTTGTGTCAAGGGTTTTAAGGATGTCTGACATCAGTGAGGAGCAGCTGCATTGGTGCGATGAGAAGATGAGCAAAGTGAGAGTTTGGAATGGGAAAATAAAACGAGATTCCTCCCCACTTTTTTTCCCCGTTCAGTGA